From the genome of Desulfovibrio gilichinskyi, one region includes:
- a CDS encoding DUF3100 domain-containing protein, producing MNDAVKNVKLHLLVLALVVVSELIGIITFKVGPGKLVLLPLLYAMFMGIFTGPKFLKLAKEKDMFQASTLVGLALLLLMAKYGTLVGPKFYDILEAGPALILQEFGNLATLFLGIPLAMYLGLKREAVGAAHSIAREPNVALIGDIYGLDSAEGRGVMGVYICGTVFGTIFFGLMASFLAAFQIFHPYALAMASGVGSASMMTAAVGTLSATYPAMAGQIQALGIASNTLSGLDGVYMSLIIALPLSNKLYRYIYKLKYKTSPENV from the coding sequence ATGAATGATGCTGTGAAAAATGTGAAACTGCACCTGCTTGTGTTGGCATTGGTGGTAGTTTCGGAGTTAATCGGAATTATTACATTCAAGGTCGGGCCGGGGAAACTCGTTCTTTTGCCTCTGTTGTATGCAATGTTTATGGGTATTTTTACGGGGCCTAAATTTTTAAAACTTGCCAAAGAAAAAGATATGTTTCAGGCAAGTACACTTGTCGGTCTTGCTTTGCTTTTGCTTATGGCAAAATACGGAACACTTGTCGGACCTAAGTTTTATGACATATTGGAAGCCGGTCCTGCGCTTATTTTGCAGGAATTCGGTAACTTGGCGACACTGTTTTTAGGTATTCCTTTAGCTATGTACCTCGGCCTTAAGCGTGAGGCTGTCGGTGCGGCGCATTCGATTGCCCGTGAACCTAACGTTGCACTTATCGGCGATATTTATGGACTTGATTCAGCAGAAGGTCGCGGCGTAATGGGCGTTTATATCTGTGGTACAGTTTTCGGTACTATCTTCTTCGGACTGATGGCTTCTTTTCTAGCCGCATTTCAAATTTTCCATCCGTATGCGTTGGCGATGGCTTCCGGTGTAGGTAGTGCGAGTATGATGACAGCCGCAGTCGGAACTCTCAGTGCAACCTATCCTGCAATGGCCGGGCAGATTCAGGCCTTAGGCATAGCAAGTAACACCCTTTCCGGTCTTGACGGGGTGTATATGTCTCTTATTATTGCGCTCCCTCTCTCTAATAAGCTCTACCGCTATATCTACAAGCTTAAGTATAAAACCAGTCCGGAGAATGTATAA
- a CDS encoding cysteine hydrolase family protein translates to MSKKALILIDIQNDYFPGGKMELKKSKVAGKNAAKVLNFFREKKLPIIHVQHESIREGSTFFISGTYGMEFHSLVKPDEGEHVIVKHFPNSFRETKLGEVLSSLAVTDLTIVGMMSNLCVDATTRAAFDLGYSCTVVHDGCAAAVLEFDGVKVSSNKVHASFMAALGSVYAKMVSTEELIAEG, encoded by the coding sequence ATGAGTAAAAAAGCACTTATCCTTATTGATATCCAAAATGATTATTTCCCCGGTGGCAAAATGGAACTTAAAAAGAGCAAAGTTGCCGGAAAAAATGCAGCTAAAGTTTTAAATTTTTTCAGAGAAAAAAAGCTTCCGATCATTCATGTGCAACATGAATCGATTCGTGAAGGATCAACATTTTTTATATCCGGCACATATGGAATGGAATTTCATTCGCTGGTTAAACCTGATGAAGGGGAACATGTAATTGTGAAACATTTTCCGAACAGCTTTCGTGAAACAAAACTGGGGGAAGTGCTAAGTTCGCTTGCGGTTACAGACTTAACCATAGTCGGCATGATGAGCAATCTGTGTGTAGATGCAACAACCAGAGCCGCGTTTGATTTAGGATATTCCTGCACTGTAGTTCACGACGGTTGCGCCGCGGCAGTGCTTGAATTTGACGGAGTAAAAGTATCATCAAACAAAGTACACGCATCGTTCATGGCTGCTCTTGGTTCTGTCTACGCAAAGATGGTTTCTACAGAAGAGCTTATAGCTGAAGGCTGA
- a CDS encoding PAS domain S-box protein translates to MNEKDRIKQLEADLAQCKNHFHLLFDAIVDSVFVFEVLPNGNRGLIRDVNKAACNRLGYTRAEFLKMTVEEFSTTDSDLAIPSVDEIFSQKKIKIFELIHTTKEGKKIPVEVSARKFNYDGTPMILSIVRDISVRKEAEKTQITYLKQLESEVAERMHDFNIVNEQLVKQVKELKHSRHIQNVLYDIISHAQSTDNLKELLQSIHKIMIKELRAENFYVALIDKNQDSLKFKYCVDKKKISCSTIENISTTSRKRLNLLPIKRNETVHMSKAEIIRLTNFGIIEQCEDIPEIWLGIPLRTRGVPIGVLVVQDYDTPNAYSKEDLHLFAACSDQISLAIERKNNHEFSKSARDIFMNIPSGLFIHQYTKPDSLKLLDANPAAEKISGIELSKWKGHEFLDFWKGTNSEEILQQFLSPFKTGQDFIADELVYNGDQFCITYRVRTFLLPSDKLGIALEDITEQKRAENFILESNEQYRAFFEDNHSVMYILDTDNAKILDTNKAAAEYYGYTREQLLNMKISDINNLSKEQISTIVKDISEHKISSIIGKHQLASGEFRNVEIFSGPFEVNGKTKLISIVHDITERLENEKALSEAKETAESANKAKDEFLANISHEVRTPLNGVMGMLQLLQVAELNDEQLFCVTTALQSSRNLLKVLNDVLDFSKIEAGKMELYNEQFKLTELIKQCLELFKIQAEEKKLLLSAKIDPGTPDFYVGDEGRIRQILFNLIGNSIKFTESGSITIRVFSRPHQQPNIQRLFFSIEDTGVGIPDDRIEHIFESFTQVDGSLSRKYQGTGLGLAIVKRLINLIGGNISIHSQIGAGTTIIVCVYLENGKPPALQQPNKAEETFINTPLHILLVEDEKVNRLLAQRFLEKIDHKVVCAENGELALDELRKHSFDAILMDIQMPVMNGLETTRIIRTSQEFRTIRSIPIIALTAHATNKDRDIAMQTGMNGYISKPFEWELLRKTLNKVTR, encoded by the coding sequence GTGAATGAGAAGGATAGAATCAAACAACTTGAAGCTGATCTTGCCCAATGCAAAAATCACTTTCATCTACTTTTTGACGCAATTGTCGATTCCGTCTTTGTATTTGAAGTTTTGCCGAATGGAAACCGGGGACTAATTCGCGATGTCAATAAAGCAGCTTGCAACCGCCTAGGCTATACCAGAGCTGAATTCTTGAAAATGACTGTAGAGGAGTTCAGTACCACAGATTCAGATCTGGCAATACCAAGTGTAGATGAAATTTTTTCTCAAAAAAAAATTAAAATATTTGAATTAATTCATACGACTAAAGAGGGTAAAAAAATACCTGTTGAGGTTAGTGCCAGAAAATTTAATTACGACGGTACACCTATGATCCTTTCAATTGTAAGAGATATTTCCGTTAGGAAAGAAGCTGAAAAAACACAAATAACTTACCTGAAGCAGCTTGAATCCGAAGTAGCTGAAAGAATGCACGATTTCAATATCGTTAATGAACAATTGGTGAAACAAGTAAAAGAACTTAAACATTCCCGCCATATTCAAAATGTTTTGTACGATATAATCAGTCATGCTCAATCTACCGACAATCTAAAAGAGCTGCTTCAATCAATACATAAGATAATGATTAAGGAGCTTCGCGCAGAAAATTTTTATGTAGCCCTTATTGATAAGAATCAAGACTCCTTAAAGTTTAAATACTGTGTTGATAAGAAAAAAATATCATGCTCCACTATTGAAAACATCAGCACGACTTCACGTAAAAGGTTAAATCTTTTACCTATAAAAAGAAACGAAACTGTCCATATGTCCAAAGCAGAAATTATAAGGTTAACAAACTTTGGAATAATTGAACAATGTGAAGATATACCTGAAATATGGCTTGGAATTCCGCTGCGAACCCGCGGTGTTCCTATAGGAGTTTTAGTTGTTCAGGATTATGACACTCCAAACGCGTACTCTAAAGAGGATTTACACCTTTTTGCAGCTTGCTCGGATCAGATTTCTTTAGCTATTGAACGCAAAAATAATCATGAGTTTTCTAAATCAGCGCGTGATATTTTTATGAACATTCCATCCGGATTATTTATTCACCAATACACAAAACCGGATTCGCTTAAATTATTGGATGCAAATCCGGCTGCGGAAAAAATTAGCGGAATAGAATTAAGCAAGTGGAAGGGGCACGAATTTTTAGATTTCTGGAAAGGAACAAATTCTGAAGAAATATTGCAACAATTCCTTTCCCCTTTCAAAACCGGGCAAGACTTCATAGCCGATGAGCTTGTATACAACGGTGATCAATTTTGCATAACATATCGTGTGCGAACATTTCTGCTGCCGAGTGATAAACTGGGAATTGCTCTTGAAGACATAACTGAACAAAAACGTGCCGAAAATTTTATACTGGAAAGTAACGAACAGTATAGAGCTTTCTTCGAAGACAACCACTCCGTCATGTATATTTTGGATACTGATAACGCAAAAATTCTTGATACCAACAAAGCTGCTGCAGAATATTATGGATACACGCGCGAGCAGCTTCTTAACATGAAAATTTCAGATATAAACAACTTATCGAAAGAACAAATATCTACAATAGTTAAAGATATATCTGAACATAAAATATCCAGCATAATAGGAAAACACCAACTTGCCAGCGGAGAATTCAGAAATGTCGAAATTTTTTCCGGTCCTTTTGAAGTTAATGGAAAAACCAAACTGATATCTATTGTTCATGATATTACCGAAAGGCTGGAAAATGAAAAAGCCCTTTCGGAAGCAAAAGAAACTGCAGAATCAGCAAACAAAGCCAAAGATGAATTTCTTGCTAATATAAGCCATGAAGTACGGACCCCGCTTAATGGAGTTATGGGAATGCTGCAACTGCTGCAAGTTGCAGAACTGAATGACGAACAGCTATTCTGTGTCACTACAGCCCTTCAATCTTCAAGAAATCTGCTTAAAGTGTTGAACGACGTTCTTGACTTCAGTAAAATTGAAGCTGGAAAAATGGAACTATATAACGAACAGTTCAAACTGACAGAACTTATTAAGCAATGCCTCGAATTATTTAAAATCCAAGCTGAAGAAAAAAAACTGCTACTGTCCGCTAAAATTGACCCGGGCACTCCTGATTTCTATGTTGGAGACGAGGGTCGAATCAGGCAGATTTTATTTAATCTCATAGGAAACTCAATCAAATTTACCGAGTCCGGCTCAATCACCATAAGAGTTTTTTCACGTCCTCATCAGCAACCGAACATACAAAGGTTGTTTTTCTCAATTGAAGATACAGGAGTTGGAATACCTGACGACAGAATAGAGCATATATTTGAGTCCTTTACACAAGTAGACGGCTCACTTTCCAGAAAATATCAGGGAACAGGATTGGGACTTGCCATAGTTAAAAGACTAATAAACCTGATAGGTGGAAACATATCCATTCACAGCCAAATAGGAGCCGGAACGACAATCATCGTCTGCGTTTACTTAGAAAACGGTAAACCGCCAGCCCTCCAGCAACCGAATAAAGCAGAAGAAACATTTATAAACACTCCATTGCACATTCTTTTGGTTGAAGATGAAAAAGTGAACAGACTTTTAGCTCAGAGATTTCTCGAAAAAATTGACCACAAAGTTGTATGCGCCGAAAATGGAGAGCTGGCCCTTGACGAACTTCGAAAGCATTCGTTTGATGCAATCTTAATGGACATCCAGATGCCTGTAATGAACGGTCTTGAAACAACCCGTATCATCAGAACATCTCAAGAATTCCGTACAATCAGGTCCATTCCAATAATTGCGTTAACTGCACACGCAACAAATAAAGACAGAGATATTGCAATGCAAACGGGAATGAATGGATATATCAGCAAGCCATTTGAATGGGAATTACTTAGAAAAACACTAAATAAAGTTACACGTTAA
- a CDS encoding GlxA family transcriptional regulator, which produces MNSVAIDNIHAKNDSNSMPSITILNLKNSLLSGVLGPLEIFTIANTIAQQENLSTAGNVALLEPLELASIDGNAVSGFTGVSLAVHKSISQVKADIVIIPPIFGELESARENKYLIQQLGRMSSEGTIIATVCAGSFLLAETGFLDGKIATTHWKLTREFENCYPKVDLHSEQMLIDGGNYICAGGAMAWQDLALHIVARFMNKEIASKCAKTLVMDSTRNVQTPYFMFDQHLKSGTGFTDRNIEIVQKWMQQNYYRHVELLELAEIAEIGVRSFLRRFKRTTGHTPVQYLQQLRIESARHLLEVSNMNIEEITERVGYENGSSFRRLFKKKTGLTPLEYRKKFSRIV; this is translated from the coding sequence ATGAATAGTGTCGCTATTGACAATATACATGCTAAAAACGACAGTAACTCCATGCCATCAATTACAATACTGAACTTAAAGAATAGCCTGCTCTCAGGAGTCCTTGGACCGCTGGAAATATTCACGATTGCTAACACAATAGCACAGCAAGAGAATTTAAGCACTGCCGGGAATGTAGCGCTACTAGAACCGCTGGAATTAGCCTCCATTGATGGAAATGCGGTCAGCGGATTTACAGGAGTTTCGCTCGCAGTTCATAAATCTATTTCACAAGTTAAAGCTGATATTGTAATAATTCCACCCATATTCGGTGAGCTTGAGTCCGCTAGAGAAAATAAATATCTCATACAACAGCTTGGTAGAATGAGCAGTGAAGGAACAATTATAGCAACTGTTTGTGCGGGATCATTTTTGCTGGCAGAGACAGGTTTTCTGGATGGGAAAATTGCAACAACTCATTGGAAGCTAACCCGTGAGTTTGAGAATTGCTACCCCAAAGTAGATTTACATTCAGAGCAAATGTTGATTGACGGCGGAAATTACATTTGCGCAGGAGGCGCAATGGCATGGCAGGATTTAGCCCTGCATATTGTTGCCAGGTTTATGAATAAGGAAATAGCCTCAAAGTGTGCTAAAACTTTAGTGATGGACAGTACCCGAAACGTGCAGACTCCTTACTTTATGTTCGATCAACACCTCAAGTCCGGTACTGGATTTACTGATCGCAATATTGAAATCGTGCAGAAATGGATGCAGCAAAATTATTATCGACACGTCGAACTTCTTGAGCTTGCTGAAATCGCTGAAATAGGAGTGCGCAGTTTTCTACGCAGGTTCAAACGGACGACAGGTCATACTCCTGTGCAATATTTACAGCAGTTGCGGATTGAATCGGCAAGGCATCTGCTGGAAGTCAGCAATATGAATATTGAAGAGATTACTGAAAGAGTCGGATACGAAAACGGGTCCTCATTTAGAAGATTGTTTAAAAAGAAAACAGGTCTGACTCCTCTTGAATACAGAAAGAAATTCAGTAGAATTGTTTAA
- a CDS encoding amidohydrolase: MALNADVIALLDEFKDIRHKIHQHPEVGLETAQTVVLIKSKLDEYGISYENIGVNSLVAEIKGKAGDTTVAFRVDMDGLEMSEENDFSYKSQVEGRMHACGHDGHCTSLIALAAYLSKHRDFNGTVLLLFQSGEEGYEGALRVIEDSFFDKYKVDYMFGFHAWPGLASGKIAVHNGACMASEDRFEIMVTGKSGHASMPHVCNEPFAAVADIIKGLQTIVGRKVPSHERGVVSITQVHGGSLRNGIPDNVMVQGNVRTCNEDVQDLIEESIAQTVAGACAIYGVKGVLDYVRKHPVLINSTPDVARKAAEKVVGPENVVTDLESSMAAEDFAFFMKHTKGCYVWIGNGVDSPPLHNSKFDFNDEILPVAASFFIAVIDELL, translated from the coding sequence ATGGCATTAAATGCGGATGTGATTGCATTGCTGGATGAATTTAAAGACATACGTCATAAGATTCATCAGCATCCTGAAGTTGGTCTTGAAACAGCTCAGACTGTAGTTTTGATTAAATCAAAACTGGATGAGTACGGTATTTCTTATGAAAATATCGGAGTTAATTCTCTTGTTGCTGAAATCAAAGGCAAAGCAGGGGACACAACTGTAGCTTTCAGAGTGGACATGGACGGGCTTGAGATGAGCGAAGAAAACGACTTCTCTTATAAATCTCAGGTTGAAGGTCGCATGCATGCTTGCGGACACGACGGGCATTGCACCTCGCTGATTGCGCTTGCCGCTTATCTCTCTAAGCACAGAGATTTCAACGGTACGGTTCTGTTGCTTTTCCAGTCCGGAGAAGAAGGGTATGAAGGCGCGTTGCGCGTCATTGAAGATTCATTTTTCGACAAATATAAAGTCGATTATATGTTCGGTTTTCATGCATGGCCGGGGCTTGCTTCCGGTAAAATTGCTGTTCACAACGGCGCATGCATGGCTTCTGAAGACCGTTTTGAAATTATGGTGACCGGTAAAAGCGGTCATGCATCTATGCCTCATGTCTGCAACGAACCTTTTGCCGCAGTAGCGGATATTATTAAAGGTTTGCAGACAATAGTAGGACGCAAAGTTCCTTCGCATGAACGCGGAGTTGTCAGTATAACTCAGGTTCACGGCGGCAGTCTGCGTAATGGAATCCCCGATAACGTAATGGTTCAGGGTAACGTTCGTACTTGTAATGAAGATGTGCAGGATTTAATTGAAGAATCAATAGCACAGACAGTTGCAGGAGCATGTGCCATCTATGGAGTGAAAGGGGTGCTGGACTATGTCCGTAAACATCCTGTACTTATAAATTCCACTCCTGACGTTGCAAGAAAAGCGGCTGAGAAAGTAGTTGGCCCAGAAAATGTTGTAACAGATTTGGAATCATCAATGGCTGCCGAGGATTTTGCCTTCTTTATGAAGCATACCAAAGGCTGCTATGTGTGGATCGGAAACGGCGTTGATTCGCCTCCGCTGCACAACAGTAAGTTTGACTTCAATGATGAAATACTGCCCGTTGCGGCAAGCTTTTTCATCGCAGTGATTGATGAACTTTTATAA
- a CDS encoding EVE domain-containing protein, with protein MTKYWLMKTEPGCYSIDDLATEDKQITPWDGVRNYQARNFMKDDMELGDMVLFYHSVTSPSVVGLAEVARESYPDHTAWNPDDPHFDPKSPEDNPRWFMVDVKFVEKFSNPLPLKFLRTVKGLEGMELLRKGSRLSVMPVTESEFDIICRIARES; from the coding sequence ATGACGAAATACTGGCTTATGAAAACTGAACCGGGATGTTACTCTATTGATGATCTTGCTACTGAAGATAAGCAGATAACTCCTTGGGATGGCGTTCGTAATTATCAAGCACGCAATTTTATGAAGGATGATATGGAGCTTGGTGATATGGTGCTTTTTTATCACAGTGTTACAAGTCCTTCGGTAGTCGGACTTGCTGAAGTGGCCAGAGAGAGTTACCCTGATCATACCGCCTGGAACCCTGATGATCCACATTTTGATCCGAAATCTCCTGAAGATAATCCGCGCTGGTTTATGGTGGATGTTAAGTTCGTAGAAAAATTTTCAAATCCTCTACCTTTAAAATTTTTGCGTACAGTTAAAGGTCTTGAGGGAATGGAACTCCTTAGGAAAGGATCAAGGCTTTCTGTTATGCCTGTTACAGAAAGTGAGTTTGATATTATCTGCAGGATAGCAAGAGAATCATAA
- the msrB gene encoding peptide-methionine (R)-S-oxide reductase MsrB: MENESKLEVATVAGGCFWCVESDLEKVAGVEEVVSGYAGGNVDNPTYEQVSSGTTGHREAVQIFFDPKQISYEKILDIFMKHHDPTDPGGSFNDRGFQYTSAIFYSDENQKKIAEKVLEEFDKSGRFEKPVATQLIPLTKFFDAEGYHQDYYKKNPVRYNWYRYLSGRDSFIKDTWGDEVNVATPPVQEGAYTRPGDNELEKVLTPIQFEVTRKSGTEPAFKNEYWDNHREGIYVDIISGEPLFSSTDKFKSGTGWPSFIRPIDKENVIEREDNTFFTKRTEVRSKEADSHLGHVFADGPAPTGLRYCINSASLKFIPKEELKEKGYEKYLKLFK, translated from the coding sequence ATGGAAAACGAATCGAAACTTGAAGTTGCTACAGTTGCCGGAGGATGTTTCTGGTGCGTGGAATCTGATCTGGAAAAAGTTGCAGGAGTTGAAGAAGTTGTTTCAGGATATGCGGGAGGAAATGTTGATAACCCCACATATGAACAAGTCAGCTCTGGAACTACTGGGCATCGGGAGGCTGTACAGATCTTCTTTGATCCCAAGCAGATAAGTTATGAAAAAATTCTTGATATTTTTATGAAGCATCATGACCCAACTGATCCTGGTGGATCATTTAATGATCGTGGTTTTCAATACACTTCCGCAATCTTTTACAGCGATGAAAATCAGAAAAAGATTGCTGAAAAGGTGCTTGAAGAATTTGATAAATCTGGTCGATTTGAAAAGCCTGTTGCAACACAGTTGATACCGCTCACTAAGTTTTTTGATGCTGAAGGGTATCATCAGGATTACTATAAAAAGAATCCGGTGCGTTACAATTGGTATCGGTACCTTTCCGGCCGGGACTCCTTTATCAAGGATACTTGGGGAGATGAGGTTAATGTAGCCACTCCTCCTGTTCAGGAAGGAGCCTATACAAGGCCGGGCGACAACGAACTTGAAAAGGTGCTTACTCCGATTCAGTTTGAAGTTACGCGCAAGAGCGGAACAGAGCCGGCTTTTAAAAATGAATACTGGGATAACCATAGAGAAGGTATTTACGTAGATATTATATCAGGTGAACCTTTGTTCAGTTCTACGGATAAGTTTAAATCCGGCACTGGGTGGCCGAGTTTTATTCGGCCAATTGATAAGGAAAATGTAATTGAACGCGAAGATAATACCTTTTTTACGAAGCGTACAGAAGTCCGCTCAAAAGAGGCTGATTCGCATCTTGGACACGTATTTGCTGATGGCCCTGCTCCGACAGGACTTCGTTACTGCATTAATTCAGCTTCATTGAAATTTATTCCGAAGGAAGAATTGAAGGAAAAAGGATATGAAAAGTATTTGAAGTTATTCAAGTAA
- a CDS encoding glycosyltransferase family 2 protein → MTLLSIIIPNYNYGRFADRFFRSVIAQTMDLQSVEILFVDDGSTDDSIKQAQKWAEKIECDKFEILTPPRTGKPGLVRNYGLERAKGDSLICIDHDDILHPEFLSTCLETLNNNPEIGFVYTDYLENSLEGAREVHLPKFCKAHLRTQNTLSPSAMYRRELWDSGIRYRANTAYEDWDYWVQCLMTGAAFQLIPKVLYNYEVHGNNFSIGAVKDDGVAKAQIVLNNPSFFHPMVVHWAEDHLRGRVYAAAFQRGCIPRPEDIKALLNKIEAGIR, encoded by the coding sequence ATGACGCTACTTTCGATCATTATACCAAATTATAATTACGGACGGTTTGCCGATCGATTTTTCCGCTCTGTCATAGCTCAAACTATGGATCTTCAAAGTGTAGAGATACTTTTTGTAGATGACGGCAGTACAGATGACTCAATTAAACAAGCGCAGAAATGGGCTGAGAAGATTGAATGTGATAAGTTTGAAATATTGACCCCGCCAAGAACAGGAAAACCGGGACTTGTCCGTAATTACGGTCTTGAGCGTGCGAAGGGTGATTCTTTAATCTGTATTGACCATGACGATATCCTCCATCCTGAATTTCTCTCTACATGCCTTGAAACTCTCAATAATAATCCTGAAATAGGTTTTGTTTATACTGACTATCTTGAAAACTCCTTGGAAGGTGCGCGGGAAGTTCATCTTCCTAAATTCTGCAAAGCTCATTTACGAACACAAAATACATTGTCACCTTCTGCTATGTATCGCCGCGAATTATGGGACAGCGGAATAAGATACCGAGCTAATACAGCTTATGAAGACTGGGATTACTGGGTGCAATGTTTAATGACCGGAGCAGCGTTCCAGTTAATCCCGAAGGTTTTGTACAATTACGAAGTTCACGGAAATAATTTTTCTATCGGGGCCGTTAAAGATGACGGCGTAGCCAAGGCTCAGATTGTACTCAATAATCCATCTTTTTTTCATCCTATGGTTGTGCACTGGGCAGAAGATCACTTGCGCGGCAGGGTATATGCTGCTGCATTTCAACGCGGATGCATCCCTAGACCGGAAGATATTAAGGCTCTTTTAAATAAAATTGAAGCCGGTATTCGTTGA
- a CDS encoding DMT family transporter, producing the protein MRIIMIGILAAFFFSTTFVLNRAMSLDGGHWVWSASLRYFWMLIFLSAGLLAVRRKLFIETLKLYFRHWFFWTIAGGIGFGLFYALLSFSASYAPGWVVAATWQTTILATPIVLLLFGKRIPLRAMLLTLIIFAGVLLVNVEQAGSNPVSEILLGAIPVFIAAFAYPFGNQMVWEARQSGSRFIPHLESPAMDDPFCRVLLLTLGSLPLWAVLIVVLSPPAPAMNQILNTALVAIFSGVIATSLFLYARNKATSAAELAAADCTQSMEVVFSLLGEVFLLGGALPGPMGWAGIVLTMLGLALYIRVQNVR; encoded by the coding sequence ATGAGAATTATAATGATCGGCATTTTAGCCGCATTTTTTTTCAGTACAACTTTTGTTTTGAATCGGGCAATGAGCCTTGATGGCGGGCACTGGGTCTGGTCGGCAAGTCTGCGGTATTTCTGGATGCTTATATTTTTGTCTGCGGGGCTTTTGGCAGTAAGGCGGAAACTTTTCATTGAAACTTTGAAATTGTATTTCCGGCATTGGTTTTTCTGGACTATAGCCGGAGGAATCGGTTTCGGGCTGTTTTACGCTTTGCTATCCTTTAGTGCTTCTTACGCCCCCGGATGGGTGGTTGCCGCAACATGGCAGACAACTATTCTCGCCACCCCGATAGTACTACTGCTTTTCGGCAAAAGGATTCCGCTGCGGGCCATGCTTTTGACTTTAATAATTTTTGCAGGTGTCTTGCTCGTAAATGTTGAACAAGCCGGATCAAATCCAGTAAGTGAAATTCTGCTGGGAGCTATTCCCGTTTTTATCGCAGCTTTCGCCTATCCGTTCGGGAATCAGATGGTATGGGAAGCCCGGCAGAGTGGTTCGCGTTTTATTCCTCACCTTGAGAGTCCTGCCATGGATGACCCGTTTTGCAGAGTGCTGCTTTTGACATTAGGATCGCTTCCGTTATGGGCGGTGCTTATAGTCGTATTATCGCCACCTGCACCTGCTATGAATCAGATTCTCAACACTGCTCTAGTCGCGATTTTTTCCGGAGTTATTGCTACGAGTCTGTTTCTTTATGCCCGCAACAAAGCCACTTCTGCCGCAGAACTGGCTGCGGCAGACTGCACTCAGTCCATGGAAGTGGTTTTTTCTTTGCTCGGTGAAGTCTTTCTGCTTGGCGGAGCATTGCCGGGGCCGATGGGCTGGGCTGGAATCGTGCTCACCATGCTCGGCTTAGCGCTTTATATCCGAGTGCAAAACGTCCGCTAA